A genomic region of Melanotaenia boesemani isolate fMelBoe1 chromosome 21, fMelBoe1.pri, whole genome shotgun sequence contains the following coding sequences:
- the l3mbtl2 gene encoding lethal(3)malignant brain tumor-like protein 2 isoform X7 produces the protein MVHTCCVDTCYTTKRPNVAFHRFPLAHPERLRQWLFTLNMDVNTPLRVLSKLFVCQKHFQPEDYYQPQHQLSRRGRLLKTTAVPTQFIPAHASEGKPPSKKATVLNKMNKTPPAGVDGTVISPALSTFDWGAYLDKETSLAASVSCFAHAPLYAQWDDITVGMKVEVLNTNAVLPSKVYWIATVIQVAGYKALLRYEGFQHDSSHDFWCSLVSGELNPIGWSAMTSKLLVPPQDVQNIPDWKDYLMKKLVGATTLPVDFNLKMAESMKTSFRVGMRVEVVDPKHVSRTRIAMIDSIIGGRLRLVYVDQSDAPENVVADFWCHMWSPLVHPIGWSKKVGHNIKAPANTVEAAVTFKGNSDSFVALFKKPRFTYMGSSFFEEGMKLEAIDPLNLGNICVATVHKVLSDGYLMVGIDGTISNNGSDWFCYHASSHAILPINFCERNNIPLTVPQGWDLQTFTWKKYLEETKAKAAPAQLFNADYPGHGFSPNMKLEAVDLMEPRLVCVATVKRCVGRLLLIHFDGWDDEFDQWIDHQSPDIYPVSWCELVGYQLQPPPGLVDLTETHLARNKKTKSFVYGRKKKRGTRRGLTHYQTKRHCQQPEVIDAEQTQNHLPEVPIIQPKTEPEEQEIFAVQVKVEEVEMETPIEPPEKHQEVSLCPVKQEGPGQQVKLGLQHTSEQSNWEDTAHKTKEGKTSENRSKECGSLQQGFKGESNAEQSENQSRLLHQEEGSEDHDNNMDETWESHTEQDTTGDGEEMVI, from the exons ATGGTGCACACTTGTTGCGTCGACACGTGCTACACCACAAAGCGGCCGAACGTCGCCTTTCACCGGTTTCCACTCGCCCACCCGGAGCGGCTGAGGCAATGGCTGTTCACGCTCAACATGGATGTAAACACCCCCCTCCGCGTCCTCAGCAAGCTTTTCGTCTGCCAGAAGCATTTTCAGCCAGAAGACTACTACCAACCGCAGCATCAGCTGAGCCGCCGGGGCCGGCTCCTCAAAACCACTGCAGTCCCGACCCAGTTCATCCCAGCACACGCCTCAGAG GGAAAGCCACCTTCAAAAAAGGCTACTGTGCTGAATAAGATGAACAAAACCCCTCCAGCAGGAGTGGATGGTACAGTCATTTCTCCAGCTTTGTCAACTTTTGATTGGGGCGCCTACTTGGACAAGGAAACATCTCTGGCTGCATCTGTTTCCTGCTTTGCACAC GCTCCATTGTACGCCCAGTGGGATGACATCACTGTAGGGATGAAGGTGGAGGTCCTCAACACAAATGCAGTCCTTCCCAGTAAAGTGTACTGGATCGCTACAGTTATTCAGGTTGCAG GATACAAAGCTCTGCTGAGATACGAAGGCTTTCAGCACGACAGCAGCCATGATTTCTGGTGCAGCCTCGTTTCAGGAGAACTAAACCCAATCGGGTGGTCCGCAATGACAAGCAAGCTGCTTGTGCCACCACAAG ATGTGCAGAACATCCCAGACTGGAAAGATTATCTAATGAAAAAACTGGTGGGAGCCACCACTCTACCTGTTGACTTCAACCTGAAG ATGGCAGAGAGCATGAAGACCTCTTTCCGGGTCGGCATGCGTGTGGAAGTGGTGGATCCCAAACACGTGAGCCGAACCCGCATTGCCATGATAGACTCCATTATCGGAGGCCGTCTTCGGCTGGTTTATGTAGACCAAAGCGACGCCCCTGAGAATGTGGTCGCTGACTTTTGGTGCCATATGTGGAGTCCTCTTGTACATCCGATAGGCTGGTCCAAGAAAGTGGGTCATAATATCAAAGCACCAG CAAACACAGTGGAAGCTGCTGTTACTTTTAAAGGCAACTCTGACAGTTTTGTCGCGCTCTTTAAAAAG CCCAGGTTCACCTACATGGGGAGCAGTTTCTTTGAAGAAGGAATGAAGCTGGAGGCTATCGACCCCCTCAACCTGGGAAATATCTGTGTGGCCACTGTACACAAG GTTCTGTCAGATGGCTACCTCATGGTGGGTATTGATGGTACTATATCGAACAACGGCTCAGACTGGTTTTGTTACCATGCCTCGTCTCATGCCATTCTACCAATAAACTTCTGCGAAAGGAACAACATCCCCCTCACTGTGCCTCAAG GTTGGGATCTTCAGACCTTCACCTGGAAGAAATACCTGGAAGAAACCAAAGCTAAAGCTGCTCCGGCACAGCTGTTCAATGCA GATTACCCAGGTCACGGATTTTCTCCCAACATGAAGCTAGAGGCGGTGGACCTTATGGAGCCACGACTGGTGTGTGTGGCCACTGTGAAGCGCTGCGTGGGACGCCTGCTGCTCATCCACTTTGACGGCTGGGATGACGAGTTTGACCAGTGGATTGATCACCAGTCCCCTGACATCTACCCCGTCAGCTGGTGTGAGCTTGTGGGCTACCAGCTTCAGCCACCTCCTGGGCTCG TTGATTTAACTGAAACCCACTTGGCACGGAACAAGAAAACCAAGTCTTTTGTGTACGGGAGAAAGA aAAAGAGGGGCACCAGGAGGGGGCTCACACATTACCAAACAAAACGCCACTGTCAGCAGCCTGAGGTTATCGATGCTGAACAAACTCAAAATCATCTACCAGAAGTGCCGATCATACAACCCAAAACTGAACCTGAGGAGCAGGAAA TCTTCGCAGTGCAGGTGAAAGTGGAGGAGGTCGAGATGGAGACTCCTATTGAGCCCCCAGAAAAGCATCAAGAAGTTTCTCTGTGTCCAGTCAAGCAGGAGGGGCCAGGCCAGCAGGTTAAATTGGGACTGCAGCATACATCAGAGCAGAGCAACTGGGAAGACACAGCACATAAGACCAAGGAAGGTAAAACATCAGAAAACCGAAGTAAAGAGTGTGGATCCCTGCAGCAGGGCTTTAAAGGGGAAAGCAACGCAGAGCAGAGTGAAAATCAAAGCCGACTTCTACACCAAGAGGAGGGGAGCGAAGACCATGACAATAACATGGACGAGACGTGGGAGAGCCACACAGAGCAGGACACCACAGGGGACGGAGAAGAAATGGTGATATGA
- the l3mbtl2 gene encoding lethal(3)malignant brain tumor-like protein 2 isoform X5, producing MPYHCVAYGCGKTAKDGVTLFKFPKDPDEFRKWEKQVQRTRTQWVATPISHLCSDHFGREYFEAKLPTGALKLRPGAAPTVFVRPHCSSCSGTGCRNCLPTIQSQSFTTVTTNHSGESNVIAPIEFDERVLSREGLKPGKKDDLPVVCEMCGTTGSFKSFFSKTKRFCSTSCSRSYSSNSKKSSILARLQGKPPSKKATVLNKMNKTPPAGVDGTVISPALSTFDWGAYLDKETSLAASVSCFAHAPLYAQWDDITVGMKVEVLNTNAVLPSKVYWIATVIQVAGYKALLRYEGFQHDSSHDFWCSLVSGELNPIGWSAMTSKLLVPPQDVQNIPDWKDYLMKKLVGATTLPVDFNLKMAESMKTSFRVGMRVEVVDPKHVSRTRIAMIDSIIGGRLRLVYVDQSDAPENVVADFWCHMWSPLVHPIGWSKKVGHNIKAPANTVEAAVTFKGNSDSFVALFKKPRFTYMGSSFFEEGMKLEAIDPLNLGNICVATVHKVLSDGYLMVGIDGTISNNGSDWFCYHASSHAILPINFCERNNIPLTVPQGWDLQTFTWKKYLEETKAKAAPAQLFNADYPGHGFSPNMKLEAVDLMEPRLVCVATVKRCVGRLLLIHFDGWDDEFDQWIDHQSPDIYPVSWCELVGYQLQPPPGLEKRGTRRGLTHYQTKRHCQQPEVIDAEQTQNHLPEVPIIQPKTEPEEQEIFAVQVKVEEVEMETPIEPPEKHQEVSLCPVKQEGPGQQVKLGLQHTSEQSNWEDTAHKTKEGKTSENRSKECGSLQQGFKGESNAEQSENQSRLLHQEEGSEDHDNNMDETWESHTEQDTTGDGEEMVI from the exons ATGCCCTACCACTGTGTGGCCTATGGCTGTGGCAAAACTGCTAAAGATGGCGTAACATTGTTTAAATTCCCCAAGGACCCAGATGAATTTCGCAAGTGGGAGAAGCAGGTACAGCGTACCCGCACACAGTGGGTTGCCACACCCATCTCTCACCTCTGCAGCGATCATTTTGGCAGGGAGTACTTTGAGGCCAAGCTACCTACAGGGGCTCTGAAACTGAGGCCAGGAGCAGCTCCTACAGTGTTTGTCCGTCCTCACTGTTCCTCCTGCAGTGGAACAGGCTGTAGAAACTGCCTACCCACCATCCAAAGCCAGAGTTTTACAACGGTAACTACAAACCATAGC GGGGAGTCCAATGTAATAGCACCTATAGAGTTTGATGAACGAGTTTTATCAAGAGAAGGGTTAAAGCCTGGAAAAAAAGATGACCTACCAG TAGTTTGTGAAATGTGTGGAACGACTGGGAGTTTTAAAAGCTTCTTTTCAAAAACCAAACGCTTCTGCAGCACATCCTGCTCGCGCTCATATTCATCAAACTCCAAGAAGTCCTCAATACTGGCACGTCTGCAG GGAAAGCCACCTTCAAAAAAGGCTACTGTGCTGAATAAGATGAACAAAACCCCTCCAGCAGGAGTGGATGGTACAGTCATTTCTCCAGCTTTGTCAACTTTTGATTGGGGCGCCTACTTGGACAAGGAAACATCTCTGGCTGCATCTGTTTCCTGCTTTGCACAC GCTCCATTGTACGCCCAGTGGGATGACATCACTGTAGGGATGAAGGTGGAGGTCCTCAACACAAATGCAGTCCTTCCCAGTAAAGTGTACTGGATCGCTACAGTTATTCAGGTTGCAG GATACAAAGCTCTGCTGAGATACGAAGGCTTTCAGCACGACAGCAGCCATGATTTCTGGTGCAGCCTCGTTTCAGGAGAACTAAACCCAATCGGGTGGTCCGCAATGACAAGCAAGCTGCTTGTGCCACCACAAG ATGTGCAGAACATCCCAGACTGGAAAGATTATCTAATGAAAAAACTGGTGGGAGCCACCACTCTACCTGTTGACTTCAACCTGAAG ATGGCAGAGAGCATGAAGACCTCTTTCCGGGTCGGCATGCGTGTGGAAGTGGTGGATCCCAAACACGTGAGCCGAACCCGCATTGCCATGATAGACTCCATTATCGGAGGCCGTCTTCGGCTGGTTTATGTAGACCAAAGCGACGCCCCTGAGAATGTGGTCGCTGACTTTTGGTGCCATATGTGGAGTCCTCTTGTACATCCGATAGGCTGGTCCAAGAAAGTGGGTCATAATATCAAAGCACCAG CAAACACAGTGGAAGCTGCTGTTACTTTTAAAGGCAACTCTGACAGTTTTGTCGCGCTCTTTAAAAAG CCCAGGTTCACCTACATGGGGAGCAGTTTCTTTGAAGAAGGAATGAAGCTGGAGGCTATCGACCCCCTCAACCTGGGAAATATCTGTGTGGCCACTGTACACAAG GTTCTGTCAGATGGCTACCTCATGGTGGGTATTGATGGTACTATATCGAACAACGGCTCAGACTGGTTTTGTTACCATGCCTCGTCTCATGCCATTCTACCAATAAACTTCTGCGAAAGGAACAACATCCCCCTCACTGTGCCTCAAG GTTGGGATCTTCAGACCTTCACCTGGAAGAAATACCTGGAAGAAACCAAAGCTAAAGCTGCTCCGGCACAGCTGTTCAATGCA GATTACCCAGGTCACGGATTTTCTCCCAACATGAAGCTAGAGGCGGTGGACCTTATGGAGCCACGACTGGTGTGTGTGGCCACTGTGAAGCGCTGCGTGGGACGCCTGCTGCTCATCCACTTTGACGGCTGGGATGACGAGTTTGACCAGTGGATTGATCACCAGTCCCCTGACATCTACCCCGTCAGCTGGTGTGAGCTTGTGGGCTACCAGCTTCAGCCACCTCCTGGGCTCG aAAAGAGGGGCACCAGGAGGGGGCTCACACATTACCAAACAAAACGCCACTGTCAGCAGCCTGAGGTTATCGATGCTGAACAAACTCAAAATCATCTACCAGAAGTGCCGATCATACAACCCAAAACTGAACCTGAGGAGCAGGAAA TCTTCGCAGTGCAGGTGAAAGTGGAGGAGGTCGAGATGGAGACTCCTATTGAGCCCCCAGAAAAGCATCAAGAAGTTTCTCTGTGTCCAGTCAAGCAGGAGGGGCCAGGCCAGCAGGTTAAATTGGGACTGCAGCATACATCAGAGCAGAGCAACTGGGAAGACACAGCACATAAGACCAAGGAAGGTAAAACATCAGAAAACCGAAGTAAAGAGTGTGGATCCCTGCAGCAGGGCTTTAAAGGGGAAAGCAACGCAGAGCAGAGTGAAAATCAAAGCCGACTTCTACACCAAGAGGAGGGGAGCGAAGACCATGACAATAACATGGACGAGACGTGGGAGAGCCACACAGAGCAGGACACCACAGGGGACGGAGAAGAAATGGTGATATGA
- the l3mbtl2 gene encoding lethal(3)malignant brain tumor-like protein 2 isoform X1 — translation MPYHCVAYGCGKTAKDGVTLFKFPKDPDEFRKWEKQVQRTRTQWVATPISHLCSDHFGREYFEAKLPTGALKLRPGAAPTVFVRPHCSSCSGTGCRNCLPTIQSQSFTTVTTNHSGESNVIAPIEFDERVLSREGLKPGKKDDLPVVCEMCGTTGSFKSFFSKTKRFCSTSCSRSYSSNSKKSSILARLQGKPPSKKATVLNKMNKTPPAGVDGTVISPALSTFDWGAYLDKETSLAASVSCFAHAPLYAQWDDITVGMKVEVLNTNAVLPSKVYWIATVIQVAGYKALLRYEGFQHDSSHDFWCSLVSGELNPIGWSAMTSKLLVPPQDVQNIPDWKDYLMKKLVGATTLPVDFNLKMAESMKTSFRVGMRVEVVDPKHVSRTRIAMIDSIIGGRLRLVYVDQSDAPENVVADFWCHMWSPLVHPIGWSKKVGHNIKAPANTVEAAVTFKGNSDSFVALFKKPRFTYMGSSFFEEGMKLEAIDPLNLGNICVATVHKVLSDGYLMVGIDGTISNNGSDWFCYHASSHAILPINFCERNNIPLTVPQGWDLQTFTWKKYLEETKAKAAPAQLFNADYPGHGFSPNMKLEAVDLMEPRLVCVATVKRCVGRLLLIHFDGWDDEFDQWIDHQSPDIYPVSWCELVGYQLQPPPGLVDLTETHLARNKKTKSFVYGRKKKRGTRRGLTHYQTKRHCQQPEVIDAEQTQNHLPEVPIIQPKTEPEEQEIFAVQVKVEEVEMETPIEPPEKHQEVSLCPVKQEGPGQQVKLGLQHTSEQSNWEDTAHKTKEGKTSENRSKECGSLQQGFKGESNAEQSENQSRLLHQEEGSEDHDNNMDETWESHTEQDTTGDGEEMVI, via the exons ATGCCCTACCACTGTGTGGCCTATGGCTGTGGCAAAACTGCTAAAGATGGCGTAACATTGTTTAAATTCCCCAAGGACCCAGATGAATTTCGCAAGTGGGAGAAGCAGGTACAGCGTACCCGCACACAGTGGGTTGCCACACCCATCTCTCACCTCTGCAGCGATCATTTTGGCAGGGAGTACTTTGAGGCCAAGCTACCTACAGGGGCTCTGAAACTGAGGCCAGGAGCAGCTCCTACAGTGTTTGTCCGTCCTCACTGTTCCTCCTGCAGTGGAACAGGCTGTAGAAACTGCCTACCCACCATCCAAAGCCAGAGTTTTACAACGGTAACTACAAACCATAGC GGGGAGTCCAATGTAATAGCACCTATAGAGTTTGATGAACGAGTTTTATCAAGAGAAGGGTTAAAGCCTGGAAAAAAAGATGACCTACCAG TAGTTTGTGAAATGTGTGGAACGACTGGGAGTTTTAAAAGCTTCTTTTCAAAAACCAAACGCTTCTGCAGCACATCCTGCTCGCGCTCATATTCATCAAACTCCAAGAAGTCCTCAATACTGGCACGTCTGCAG GGAAAGCCACCTTCAAAAAAGGCTACTGTGCTGAATAAGATGAACAAAACCCCTCCAGCAGGAGTGGATGGTACAGTCATTTCTCCAGCTTTGTCAACTTTTGATTGGGGCGCCTACTTGGACAAGGAAACATCTCTGGCTGCATCTGTTTCCTGCTTTGCACAC GCTCCATTGTACGCCCAGTGGGATGACATCACTGTAGGGATGAAGGTGGAGGTCCTCAACACAAATGCAGTCCTTCCCAGTAAAGTGTACTGGATCGCTACAGTTATTCAGGTTGCAG GATACAAAGCTCTGCTGAGATACGAAGGCTTTCAGCACGACAGCAGCCATGATTTCTGGTGCAGCCTCGTTTCAGGAGAACTAAACCCAATCGGGTGGTCCGCAATGACAAGCAAGCTGCTTGTGCCACCACAAG ATGTGCAGAACATCCCAGACTGGAAAGATTATCTAATGAAAAAACTGGTGGGAGCCACCACTCTACCTGTTGACTTCAACCTGAAG ATGGCAGAGAGCATGAAGACCTCTTTCCGGGTCGGCATGCGTGTGGAAGTGGTGGATCCCAAACACGTGAGCCGAACCCGCATTGCCATGATAGACTCCATTATCGGAGGCCGTCTTCGGCTGGTTTATGTAGACCAAAGCGACGCCCCTGAGAATGTGGTCGCTGACTTTTGGTGCCATATGTGGAGTCCTCTTGTACATCCGATAGGCTGGTCCAAGAAAGTGGGTCATAATATCAAAGCACCAG CAAACACAGTGGAAGCTGCTGTTACTTTTAAAGGCAACTCTGACAGTTTTGTCGCGCTCTTTAAAAAG CCCAGGTTCACCTACATGGGGAGCAGTTTCTTTGAAGAAGGAATGAAGCTGGAGGCTATCGACCCCCTCAACCTGGGAAATATCTGTGTGGCCACTGTACACAAG GTTCTGTCAGATGGCTACCTCATGGTGGGTATTGATGGTACTATATCGAACAACGGCTCAGACTGGTTTTGTTACCATGCCTCGTCTCATGCCATTCTACCAATAAACTTCTGCGAAAGGAACAACATCCCCCTCACTGTGCCTCAAG GTTGGGATCTTCAGACCTTCACCTGGAAGAAATACCTGGAAGAAACCAAAGCTAAAGCTGCTCCGGCACAGCTGTTCAATGCA GATTACCCAGGTCACGGATTTTCTCCCAACATGAAGCTAGAGGCGGTGGACCTTATGGAGCCACGACTGGTGTGTGTGGCCACTGTGAAGCGCTGCGTGGGACGCCTGCTGCTCATCCACTTTGACGGCTGGGATGACGAGTTTGACCAGTGGATTGATCACCAGTCCCCTGACATCTACCCCGTCAGCTGGTGTGAGCTTGTGGGCTACCAGCTTCAGCCACCTCCTGGGCTCG TTGATTTAACTGAAACCCACTTGGCACGGAACAAGAAAACCAAGTCTTTTGTGTACGGGAGAAAGA aAAAGAGGGGCACCAGGAGGGGGCTCACACATTACCAAACAAAACGCCACTGTCAGCAGCCTGAGGTTATCGATGCTGAACAAACTCAAAATCATCTACCAGAAGTGCCGATCATACAACCCAAAACTGAACCTGAGGAGCAGGAAA TCTTCGCAGTGCAGGTGAAAGTGGAGGAGGTCGAGATGGAGACTCCTATTGAGCCCCCAGAAAAGCATCAAGAAGTTTCTCTGTGTCCAGTCAAGCAGGAGGGGCCAGGCCAGCAGGTTAAATTGGGACTGCAGCATACATCAGAGCAGAGCAACTGGGAAGACACAGCACATAAGACCAAGGAAGGTAAAACATCAGAAAACCGAAGTAAAGAGTGTGGATCCCTGCAGCAGGGCTTTAAAGGGGAAAGCAACGCAGAGCAGAGTGAAAATCAAAGCCGACTTCTACACCAAGAGGAGGGGAGCGAAGACCATGACAATAACATGGACGAGACGTGGGAGAGCCACACAGAGCAGGACACCACAGGGGACGGAGAAGAAATGGTGATATGA